A region of Necator americanus strain Aroian chromosome I, whole genome shotgun sequence DNA encodes the following proteins:
- a CDS encoding hypothetical protein (NECATOR_CHRI.G2493.T1), whose product MRSRPETPISLDEATLQSIPSFMETQPTILDALLPAEGGRNFTKSFHPIRCLNKVSINVFVRMICENSTCKMSTKKQSSLFSFFTPKSGGTQSASAKSYSVKESVKKEVIVNEDIEEDSRRLKRVNNEDDYSPIARGKVTVKRRRVIVSSDEEDNVDENLLAVRTPPSTLQITTSTPVSLAPNISTPKTARGYRPLKECSTPMSTMQAESFIDSFRVCEEDMDISAASVDTLDRTIYQVDPASRRLKDDQLPMTSDEKFMHETLPFLKPDKIRDAQGHRPNEDDYDPTTLFVPADFLKGQTPVLLFKVGKFYELYHMDAVIAVECLGLTFMRGSFAHAGFPEPAYGKFADQLVSRGYKVARIEQTETPQQLEERNRTANGGKEKVVRREVCRVTTSGTRTYAVLDGCNLYGGETDNGETQSKYLLSIKEMVEGNVSSYGICFVDTSVGKFILGEFRDDDYSSYLRTLIANFTPVQVVFERGHLSACCKAILNGVLNSVQKEGLSPKRQFFDAEDTLKLLANDKYLGADHHTWPETLRNMLVSDSVVAKPRLDSLLALSALGAVLYYLQRCLIDVDMFTMRDFTALEPLEKSFKLDREWTNRQMILDGITIENLNLVPGDSRDTQAASLSLYSTVNKCQTPFGKRLLRQWICAPICDVNILKARQEAVEWLISPAAARFNEKASELLRKMPDLERLLQKIHTLGLKYRAESHPDSRAVMFEAANYNKRKIKDLLTTLAGFQACYDLIMVYDKLRQDQDGCLLLDQFLGLDDEVDLYTHLEHFAKSFNSTVAEKEGVIVPQKGHDEEYDNACRSVNLAMQQLDLYRKEQENKLRCKISYFGSGRNRFQMEIPENVSLPHSYEMKSRRKGFGRYTTEELDDLIEAVFKAEAYKDQQRDDATRRVFSDFDSRRPIWSNVLGRIAQVDVLLSLARYCQTCGLAVCRPQFVSNAEKPFLIIEEGYHPCLAVKLPINEATSACTYIANDSLLGGDHPPTVLLTGPNMGGKSTLMRQVAVLTVLAHMGSLVPAGSMRLSPVDRIFTRIGANDRITCAQSTFFVELKETLIILRNATKHSLVLIDELGRGTSTFDGTAIASAVLSDISRRIQCRSFFSTHYHSLCRAASVNPNVTLAHMACMVENENESNPTEESVTFLYRLTSGVCPKSYGFYAARLAGVRLEVVKDAYNASAMLFDSVTHKKMAIAAVKAVARAGGSLEQLRNMVEAL is encoded by the exons GTCGCAACTTCACCAAAAGCTTTCACCCAATTCGATGTTTGAACAAAGTGTCAATAAATGTATTCGTACGTATGATCTGTGAAAATTCTACTTGTAAG ATGTCCACAAAGAAGCAAAGTTCGCTGTTTTCGTTCTTCACGCCGAAGTCTGGAGGAACGCAATCAGCCTCGGCGAAATCCTATTCAGTTAAAGAATCTGTGAAGAAGGAAGTAATTGTTAATGAGGACATTGAAGAGG ACTCTCGAAGGTTGAAACGGGTGAACAACGAGGATGACTACTCTCCAATTGCTCGTGGTAAAGTAACTGTCAAGAGGAGAAGGGTAATCGTTTCTTCTGACGAAGAAGACAATGTGGATGAAAATCTTTTAGCGGTTCGAACACCACCTTCGACATTACAA ATTACTACATCAACTCCGGTTTCTCTGGCTCCTAACATATCTACACCGAAGACTGCGCGCGGATATCGACCCCTGAAAGAGTGTTCTACTCCGATGTCAACAATGCAAGCTGAATCCTTCATTGACTCTTTCCGCGTTTGCGAGGAGGATATG GATATTTCTGCGGCATCCGTTGACACACTAGATAGAACGATATATCAGGTTGATCCTGCCAGTCGTAGATTAAAAGATGATCAGTTACCCATGACGAGTGATGAGAAATTCATGCACGAAACGCTGCCCTTTTTGAAG CCAGATAAAATTCGTGACGCGCAAGGTCATCGTCCGAACGAAGACGACTACGATCCAACAACGCTGTTTGTTCCAGCCGATTTCCTGAAAGGGCAAACTCCTG TCTTGTTGTTCAAAGTTGGGAAGTTTTATGAACTGTACCATATGGACGCTGTGATTGCTGTGGAATGTCTTGGCCTTACCTTCATGAGG GGTTCATTTGCCCATGCAGGCTTCCCGGAGCCAGCTTACGGCAAGTTCGCTGACCAGTTGGTGTCCCGCGGATATAAAGTTGCTCGAATAGAACAGACGGAAACTCCGCAACAACTGGAAGAACGAAATCGTACGGCAAATGGAGGGAAGGAGAAGGTAGTGCGAAG GGAAGTGTGCCGCGTTACTACGAGTGGTACTCGCACGTATGCCGTGTTGGATGGGTGTAACCTTTATGGAGGAGAGACAGATAATGGAGAAACCCAATCAAAGTATTTGCTTAGCATCAAGGAAATG GTTGAAGGCAATGTATCCTCATATGGAATCTGCTTCGTAGACACTTCAGTAGGCAAGTTTATCTTGGGAGAGTTCCGTGACGACGACTACAGCTCGTACTTACGCACGCTCATAGCCAACTTCACACCTGTACAG GTAGTTTTCGAAAGGGGACATCTTTCTGCGTGCTGTAAGGCGATTCTAAATGGTGTACTAAATTCTGTACAAAAAGAAGGATTGTCGCCAAAGAGGCAGTTTTTCGATGCGGAGGACACACTAAAACTA TTGGCCAATGACAAGTATCTTGGAGCTGATCATCACACATGGCCGGAAACATTACGTAATATGCTAGTCTCGGATTCGGTTGTTGCAAAACCGAGATTGGACTCATTGCTTGCTCTAAGTGCGCTTGGAGCAGTGTTATA TTACCTGCAGAGGTGCCTCATCGATGTAGATATGTTCACCATGCGTGATTTCACGGCCCTGGAACCCTTAGAAAAAAGCTTTAAATTAGATCGCGAATGGACAAATCGGCAGATGATTTTGGATGGAATAACAATTGAGAATCTGAACCTTGTTCCTGGAGATAGTCGAGATACACAAGCAGCGTCGCTGTCACTATACAGCACAGTAAATAAATGCCAGACTCCTTTTG GTAAACGACTTCTGCGCCAATGGATATGTGCGCCAATATGTGACGTAAATATTCTGAAGGCTCGTCAAGAAGCGGTCGAGTGGTTGATATCTCCAGCTGCTGCGCGATTTAATGAAAAAGCAAGCGAATTGCTTCGAAAGATGCCAGATTTGGAGCGGCTTTTGCAAAA GATTCATACATTGGGGCTCAAATATCGCGCTGAATCCCATCCTGATAGTCGTGCAGTTATGTTCGAAGCAGCGAACTATAACAAACGCAAAATCAAAGATCTTCTCACCACACTAGCAGGTTTTCAAGCTTGTTACGATCTTATTATGGTTTATGACAAACTACGACAAGATCAGGATGG ATGTTTGCTGCTTGACCAGTTTCTTGGATTAGACGATGAAGTGGATCTATACACTCATTTGGAACACTTTGCT AAGTCTTTCAACTCTACCGTAGCGGAGAAGGAAGGAGTGATTGTTCCACAAAAAGGCCACGATGAAGAATACGATAATGCTTGTCGAAGTGTAAATCTAGCGATGCAGCAATTAGATCTTTACAGGAAGGAGCAGGAAAACAAACTTCGGTGCAAG ATCAGTTATTTCGGCAGTGGAAGAAATAGATTCCAAATGGAAATACCCGAAAACGTCAGTCTCCCACATAGCTATGAAATGAAGTCTCGCAGAAAG GGATTTGGCCGATATACAACAGAAGAGCTCGATGATCTGATCGAAGCTGTATTCAAAGCTGAGGCCTACAAGGACCAGCAACGAGATGACGCGACGCGAAGAGTATTTTCTGATTTCGATAGTCG GCGGCCGATTTGGTCTAATGTGTTGGGTCGCATCGCGCAGGTGGACGTCTTACTCTCATTGGCTCGTTATTGCCAAACATGTGGGCTTGCGGTTTGTCGCCCTCAGTTTGTCAGCAATGCAGAGAAG CCTTTCTTGATAATCGAAGAAGGGTATCATCCATGTCTGGCTGTGAAACTCCCAATTAATGAAGCAACATCAGCCTGCACTTACATAG CGAATGATTCATTGCTGGGTGGAGATCATCCTCCAACAGTTTTGTTGACTGGTCCAAACATGGGTGGGAAGTCCACGCTGATGAGACAAGTGGCCGTTCTGACCGTCCTCGCGCACATG GGTTCTTTGGTACCTGCTGGTTCGATGCGTTTGTCTCCGGTGGACAGAATCTTCACCAGAATTGGTGCAAACGATCGTATTACATGTG CTCAATCGACATTTTTTGTTGAGCTAAAGGAGACTCTGATAATCTTGCGAAATGCGACAAAGCACTCTCTTGTTCTCATTGATGAATTAGGAAGAGGTACAAG CACTTTTGATGGCACCGCTATTGCTTCTGCTGTTTTATCGGATATATCTCGGCGTATCCAGTGTCGTTCATTCTTTTCGACTCATTACCACTCACTCTGCAGAGCAGCTTCAGTTAACCCTAATGTCACTCTAGCACACATG GCATGTATGGTAGAAAACGAGAATGAAAGTAACCCAACTGAAGAAAGTGTGACCTTCCTATATCGCCTCACAAGCGGTGTATGTCCTAAATCTTATGGCTTTTACGCTGCTCGTCTTGCCGGAGTGAGGCTTGAG GTAGTGAAAGATGCTTACAATGCAAGTGCTATGTTATTTGATTCTGTAACTCACAAGAAGATGGCAATTGCTGCGGTCAAGGCAGTTGCACGTGCTGGTGGATCCTTAGAGCAACTGCGTAATATGGTCGAAGCTTTATGA
- a CDS encoding hypothetical protein (NECATOR_CHRI.G2493.T2), producing MRSRPETPISLDEATLQSIPSFMETQPTILDALLPAEGGRNFTKSFHPIRCLNKVSINVFVRMICENSTYVHKEAKFAVFVLHAEKEVIVNEDIEEDSRRLKRVNNEDDYSPIARGKVTVKRRRVIVSSDEEDNVDENLLAVRTPPSTLQITTSTPVSLAPNISTPKTARGYRPLKECSTPMSTMQAESFIDSFRVCEEDMDISAASVDTLDRTIYQVDPASRRLKDDQLPMTSDEKFMHETLPFLKPDKIRDAQGHRPNEDDYDPTTLFVPADFLKGQTPVLLFKVGKFYELYHMDAVIAVECLGLTFMRGSFAHAGFPEPAYGKFADQLVSRGYKVARIEQTETPQQLEERNRTANGGKEKVVRREVCRVTTSGTRTYAVLDGCNLYGGETDNGETQSKYLLSIKEMVEGNVSSYGICFVDTSVGKFILGEFRDDDYSSYLRTLIANFTPVQVVFERGHLSACCKAILNGVLNSVQKEGLSPKRQFFDAEDTLKLLANDKYLGADHHTWPETLRNMLVSDSVVAKPRLDSLLALSALGAVLYYLQRCLIDVDMFTMRDFTALEPLEKSFKLDREWTNRQMILDGITIENLNLVPGDSRDTQAASLSLYSTVNKCQTPFGKRLLRQWICAPICDVNILKARQEAVEWLISPAAARFNEKASELLRKMPDLERLLQKIHTLGLKYRAESHPDSRAVMFEAANYNKRKIKDLLTTLAGFQACYDLIMVYDKLRQDQDGCLLLDQFLGLDDEVDLYTHLEHFAKSFNSTVAEKEGVIVPQKGHDEEYDNACRSVNLAMQQLDLYRKEQENKLRCKISYFGSGRNRFQMEIPENVSLPHSYEMKSRRKGFGRYTTEELDDLIEAVFKAEAYKDQQRDDATRRVFSDFDSRRPIWSNVLGRIAQVDVLLSLARYCQTCGLAVCRPQFVSNAEKPFLIIEEGYHPCLAVKLPINEATSACTYIANDSLLGGDHPPTVLLTGPNMGGKSTLMRQVAVLTVLAHMGSLVPAGSMRLSPVDRIFTRIGANDRITCAQSTFFVELKETLIILRNATKHSLVLIDELGRGTSTFDGTAIASAVLSDISRRIQCRSFFSTHYHSLCRAASVNPNVTLAHMACMVENENESNPTEESVTFLYRLTSGVCPKSYGFYAARLAGVRLEVVKDAYNASAMLFDSVTHKKMAIAAVKAVARAGGSLEQLRNMVEAL from the exons GTCGCAACTTCACCAAAAGCTTTCACCCAATTCGATGTTTGAACAAAGTGTCAATAAATGTATTCGTACGTATGATCTGTGAAAATTCTACTT ATGTCCACAAAGAAGCAAAGTTCGCTGTTTTCGTTCTTCACGCCGAA AAGGAAGTAATTGTTAATGAGGACATTGAAGAGG ACTCTCGAAGGTTGAAACGGGTGAACAACGAGGATGACTACTCTCCAATTGCTCGTGGTAAAGTAACTGTCAAGAGGAGAAGGGTAATCGTTTCTTCTGACGAAGAAGACAATGTGGATGAAAATCTTTTAGCGGTTCGAACACCACCTTCGACATTACAA ATTACTACATCAACTCCGGTTTCTCTGGCTCCTAACATATCTACACCGAAGACTGCGCGCGGATATCGACCCCTGAAAGAGTGTTCTACTCCGATGTCAACAATGCAAGCTGAATCCTTCATTGACTCTTTCCGCGTTTGCGAGGAGGATATG GATATTTCTGCGGCATCCGTTGACACACTAGATAGAACGATATATCAGGTTGATCCTGCCAGTCGTAGATTAAAAGATGATCAGTTACCCATGACGAGTGATGAGAAATTCATGCACGAAACGCTGCCCTTTTTGAAG CCAGATAAAATTCGTGACGCGCAAGGTCATCGTCCGAACGAAGACGACTACGATCCAACAACGCTGTTTGTTCCAGCCGATTTCCTGAAAGGGCAAACTCCTG TCTTGTTGTTCAAAGTTGGGAAGTTTTATGAACTGTACCATATGGACGCTGTGATTGCTGTGGAATGTCTTGGCCTTACCTTCATGAGG GGTTCATTTGCCCATGCAGGCTTCCCGGAGCCAGCTTACGGCAAGTTCGCTGACCAGTTGGTGTCCCGCGGATATAAAGTTGCTCGAATAGAACAGACGGAAACTCCGCAACAACTGGAAGAACGAAATCGTACGGCAAATGGAGGGAAGGAGAAGGTAGTGCGAAG GGAAGTGTGCCGCGTTACTACGAGTGGTACTCGCACGTATGCCGTGTTGGATGGGTGTAACCTTTATGGAGGAGAGACAGATAATGGAGAAACCCAATCAAAGTATTTGCTTAGCATCAAGGAAATG GTTGAAGGCAATGTATCCTCATATGGAATCTGCTTCGTAGACACTTCAGTAGGCAAGTTTATCTTGGGAGAGTTCCGTGACGACGACTACAGCTCGTACTTACGCACGCTCATAGCCAACTTCACACCTGTACAG GTAGTTTTCGAAAGGGGACATCTTTCTGCGTGCTGTAAGGCGATTCTAAATGGTGTACTAAATTCTGTACAAAAAGAAGGATTGTCGCCAAAGAGGCAGTTTTTCGATGCGGAGGACACACTAAAACTA TTGGCCAATGACAAGTATCTTGGAGCTGATCATCACACATGGCCGGAAACATTACGTAATATGCTAGTCTCGGATTCGGTTGTTGCAAAACCGAGATTGGACTCATTGCTTGCTCTAAGTGCGCTTGGAGCAGTGTTATA TTACCTGCAGAGGTGCCTCATCGATGTAGATATGTTCACCATGCGTGATTTCACGGCCCTGGAACCCTTAGAAAAAAGCTTTAAATTAGATCGCGAATGGACAAATCGGCAGATGATTTTGGATGGAATAACAATTGAGAATCTGAACCTTGTTCCTGGAGATAGTCGAGATACACAAGCAGCGTCGCTGTCACTATACAGCACAGTAAATAAATGCCAGACTCCTTTTG GTAAACGACTTCTGCGCCAATGGATATGTGCGCCAATATGTGACGTAAATATTCTGAAGGCTCGTCAAGAAGCGGTCGAGTGGTTGATATCTCCAGCTGCTGCGCGATTTAATGAAAAAGCAAGCGAATTGCTTCGAAAGATGCCAGATTTGGAGCGGCTTTTGCAAAA GATTCATACATTGGGGCTCAAATATCGCGCTGAATCCCATCCTGATAGTCGTGCAGTTATGTTCGAAGCAGCGAACTATAACAAACGCAAAATCAAAGATCTTCTCACCACACTAGCAGGTTTTCAAGCTTGTTACGATCTTATTATGGTTTATGACAAACTACGACAAGATCAGGATGG ATGTTTGCTGCTTGACCAGTTTCTTGGATTAGACGATGAAGTGGATCTATACACTCATTTGGAACACTTTGCT AAGTCTTTCAACTCTACCGTAGCGGAGAAGGAAGGAGTGATTGTTCCACAAAAAGGCCACGATGAAGAATACGATAATGCTTGTCGAAGTGTAAATCTAGCGATGCAGCAATTAGATCTTTACAGGAAGGAGCAGGAAAACAAACTTCGGTGCAAG ATCAGTTATTTCGGCAGTGGAAGAAATAGATTCCAAATGGAAATACCCGAAAACGTCAGTCTCCCACATAGCTATGAAATGAAGTCTCGCAGAAAG GGATTTGGCCGATATACAACAGAAGAGCTCGATGATCTGATCGAAGCTGTATTCAAAGCTGAGGCCTACAAGGACCAGCAACGAGATGACGCGACGCGAAGAGTATTTTCTGATTTCGATAGTCG GCGGCCGATTTGGTCTAATGTGTTGGGTCGCATCGCGCAGGTGGACGTCTTACTCTCATTGGCTCGTTATTGCCAAACATGTGGGCTTGCGGTTTGTCGCCCTCAGTTTGTCAGCAATGCAGAGAAG CCTTTCTTGATAATCGAAGAAGGGTATCATCCATGTCTGGCTGTGAAACTCCCAATTAATGAAGCAACATCAGCCTGCACTTACATAG CGAATGATTCATTGCTGGGTGGAGATCATCCTCCAACAGTTTTGTTGACTGGTCCAAACATGGGTGGGAAGTCCACGCTGATGAGACAAGTGGCCGTTCTGACCGTCCTCGCGCACATG GGTTCTTTGGTACCTGCTGGTTCGATGCGTTTGTCTCCGGTGGACAGAATCTTCACCAGAATTGGTGCAAACGATCGTATTACATGTG CTCAATCGACATTTTTTGTTGAGCTAAAGGAGACTCTGATAATCTTGCGAAATGCGACAAAGCACTCTCTTGTTCTCATTGATGAATTAGGAAGAGGTACAAG CACTTTTGATGGCACCGCTATTGCTTCTGCTGTTTTATCGGATATATCTCGGCGTATCCAGTGTCGTTCATTCTTTTCGACTCATTACCACTCACTCTGCAGAGCAGCTTCAGTTAACCCTAATGTCACTCTAGCACACATG GCATGTATGGTAGAAAACGAGAATGAAAGTAACCCAACTGAAGAAAGTGTGACCTTCCTATATCGCCTCACAAGCGGTGTATGTCCTAAATCTTATGGCTTTTACGCTGCTCGTCTTGCCGGAGTGAGGCTTGAG GTAGTGAAAGATGCTTACAATGCAAGTGCTATGTTATTTGATTCTGTAACTCACAAGAAGATGGCAATTGCTGCGGTCAAGGCAGTTGCACGTGCTGGTGGATCCTTAGAGCAACTGCGTAATATGGTCGAAGCTTTATGA